From one Lotus japonicus ecotype B-129 chromosome 3, LjGifu_v1.2 genomic stretch:
- the LOC130747197 gene encoding aspartic proteinase 36-like: MLPPATAAVIVFFCLALISPASPVTLTLERAFPSNHGVELSELRARDMLRHRRFLQSVSYVVDFPVKGTFDPSQVGLYYTKVKLGTPPREFYVQIDTGSDVLWVSCGSCNGCPQTSGLQIQLNYFDPGSSSTSSLIACSDQRCRKGAQSSDTSCSGQNNQCTYTFQYGDGSGTSGYYVSDLMNFASLSEGSLPSTAAAPVVFGCSNLQTGDLTKSDRAIDGIFGFGQDGMSVISQLSSQGLSPRVFSHCLKGDSSGGGILVLGEIVEPNMIYSPLVPSQPHYNLNLQSISVNGQILPIDSAVFATSNNRGTIIDSGTTLAYLAEEAYNPFVNAITVAIPQSVRTVLSRGNQCYLMTTSNFDIFPQVSLNFAGGASLVLGPSDYLIQKSYIGDGSVWCIGFQKIPGQSVTILGDLVLKDKIFVYDLVDQRIGWANYDCSLSVNVSASTGTGRSEFVNAGEFSGSTSLHDGPHMFIKTGLFALFMHIIVIVFL, from the exons ATGCTGCCACCCGCCACAGCCGCGGTGATTGTCTTCTTCTGCCTCGCGCTCATCTCGCCGGCGTCTCCGGTGACCCTGACGCTGGAGAGAGCGTTCCCTTCCAATCATGGAGTGGAGTTGAGTGAGCTCAGAGCTAGAGACATGCTCAGACATCGAAGATTCTTGCAGTCTGTCAGCTATGTTGTTGATTTCCCTGTTAAAGGCACCTTTGACCCCTCACAAGTCGG GCTTTACTATACAAAGGTGAAATTGGGTACCCCACCAAGGGAATTTTATGTTCAAATTGACACTGGGAGTGATGTTCTCTGGGTTAGTTGTGGTTCTTGCAATGGTTGTCCTCAGACAAGTGGGCTCCAA ATTCAGCTCAATTATTTCGATCCGGGGAGTTCGTCGACATCTTCATTGATAGCTTGTTCGGATCAAAGATGTAGGAAGGGAGCACAGTCGTCGGATACAAGCTGTTCTGGTCAGAACAACCAATGCACTTACACATTCCAGTATGGAGATGGTAGTGGGACCTCAGGCTATTACGTGTCGGACTTGATGAACTTTGCCAGTCTTTCGGAGGGATCCCTGCCGTCAACCGCTGCAGCGCCCGTAGTTTTTGG TTGTAGCAACCTGCAGACTGGGGACTTGACAAAGTCTGATAGAGCCATTGACGGGATATTTGGATTCGGGCAAGATGGCATGTCCGTTATCTCCCAGCTCTCATCGCAAGGATTATCACCAAGAGTGTTCTCTCACTGCTTAAAAGGAGATAGTAGTGGCGGAGGCATATTGGTTCTTGGTGAGATTGTGGAGCCAAACATGATTTATAGTCCACTTGTTCCTTCACA GCCCCATTACAATTTAAATCTGCAGAGCATCTCTGTCAATGGCCAAATTTTGCCAATTGATTCTGCTGTTTTTGCGACATCAAATAACAGAGGCACCATTATTGATTCTGGGACAACTTTGGCATACCTTGCAGAAGAGGCTTACAATCCCTTTGTCAACGCG ATAACAGTTGCTATTCCACAATCTGTACGCACGGTTCTTTCAAGGGGAAATCAGTGTTACTTAATGACCACCAG CAACTTTGACATTTTTCCTCAAGTAAGTCTGAACTTTGCTGGTGGTGCATCTCTGGTTCTAGGACCCAGTGACTACCTTATACAGAAGAGTTATATT GGCGATGGATCAGTGTGGTGTATTGGCTTCCAGAAAATCCCGGGTCAAAGTGTAACAATTCTAGGAG ACCTTGTTCTAAAAGACAAAATTTTTGTCTATGATCTCGTTGATCAACGCATTGGATGGGCTAACTATGACT GTTCATTATCGGTTAATGTGTCTGCATCAACTGGAACCGGTAGAAGTGAATTTGTTAACGCAGGAGAGTTCAGTGGAAGCACTTCTTTACATGATGGACCTCACATGTTCATAAAGACAGGGCTCTTTGCTCTCTTCATGCACATAATAGTGATTGTATTTTTGTAG